The Corynebacterium sphenisci DSM 44792 genome includes the window CCCCGGCTGCTCGCCGATGACGCCGGGGTGACCCGGGCGGCGATCCCCCGGGTCGGCGCCGCCGAGGTGATCGACCTGCCCTTCACCCACATCGTGCCCTATGCGCTGGGCCAGCCGCTGGTGCTGGAGGCCCTGGTGGGCATGGCCGGCCGGGTGCTGCGGCGGGTCGAGGACGAGCGGCTGGCCGCCCGGCTGCGCGGGCACGTGGCCACCATGGTGGAGCTGGTGGAGCGGGCCGACGTGCCCGGGGCCGACGCGGAGCGGCTGCGCGAGGCCGCCGCCCGACTGCCCTGAACCGGCCACCGCCGCGACCCCGGGTACCGGACCCGCGGGGGTGCGGACTAAGCTGTCTGCCCATGTCGCATCCCGTGGATTCCCCCCTGCTGGCCGCCCTGTCCGAGCGCGTGCTCATCGGCGACGGGGCGATGGGCACCCAGCTGCAGGGCTTCGACCTCGACGTCGAGGCGGACTTCCTCGGCCTGGAGGGCTGCAACGAGATCCTCAACCACACCCGGCCGGATGTGCTGGAGGAGATCCACCGGGCCTTCTTCGCCGCCGGCGCGGACCTGGTGGAGACCAACACCTTCGGCTGCAACCTGCCCAACCTCGCCGACTACGGCATCGCGGACCGGATCCGGGAGCTCGCCGCCAAGGGGGCGGCGATCGCCCGCCGGGTCGCCGATGAGCTCGGGCCGGGCCGGGCCGGGATGGACCGCTTCGTGCTGGGCTCGCTGGGTCCGGGCACCAAACTGCCCTCCCTGGGCCACGCCGGCTACGCGGAGCTGCGCGACGCCTACGCCGAGGCCGGGGCCGGGCTCATCGAGGGCGGGGTGGACGGGTTCCTCATCGAGACCTGCCAGGACCTGCTGCAGGTCAAGGCGGCGGTGCTCGGGGTGCGCGCCGCGATGGCGGAGCTCGGCGCCGAGCTGCCGATCATCGTGCACGTCACCGTGGAGACCACCGGCACCATGCTCATGGGCTCGGAGATCGGGGCGGCCCTGGCGGCGCTGCAGCCGCTGGGCATCGACATGATCGGGCTGAACTGCGCCACCGGGCCGGAGGAGATGAGCGAGCACCTGCGCTACCTCTCCCGGCACGCCTCGATCCCGGTGTCGGTGATGCCCAACGCCGGGCTGCCGGTGCTGGGCCCGGACGGCGCCGAGTACCCGCTGACCCCCGACCAGCTCGCCGCGGCGCTGCGCGGGTTCGTGGAGGACTTCGGGCTGTCCATGGTCGGCGGCTGCTGCGGCACCACCCCCGAGCACATCGCCGCGGTGCACGAGGCCATCGTCGGCGGCCCCTCGACGGCGCCGGCGGTGCGCGCGGAGCGGCAGGTGGCGCCCATTGACGAGGTGTCCTCCCTGTACTCGGCGGTGCCGCTGACCCAGGACACCGGGATCACCATGATCGGGGAGCGCACCAACGCCAACGGCTCCCGGGCCTTCCGGGAGGCGATGCTCGCCGGGGACTGGGAGACGTGCCTGGAGATCGCCCGGGCGCAGACCTCCGACGGGGCGCAGCTGATCGACCTCTGCGTCGACTACGTCGGCCGCGACGGCACCGGGGACATGCGCACCCTGGCCGCCCAGATCGCCACCGGCACCACCCTGCCGGTGATGATCGACTCCACCGAGCCGGCCGTGATCGAGGCCGGCCTGGAGTGCTTCGGCGGCCGCTGCGCGGTCAACTCGGTGAACTTCGAGGACGGCGACGGCCCCGGATCCCGCTACCGGAGGATCATGCGGCTGGTGCGCGACCACGGGGCGGCGGTGGTGGCCCTGGCCATCGACGAGGAGGGCCAGGCCCGCACCGCCGAACGCAAGGTCGCCATCGCCGAGCGGCTCATCGCCGACATCACCGGCACCTGGGGCCTCGACGAATCCGACATCATCGTGGACTGCCTGACCTTCCCGATCTCCACCGGGCAGGAGGAGACCCGCCGCGACGGGATCGAGACCATCGAGGCGATCCGGGAGCTCACCCGCCGGCACCCCCGGGTGCACACCACCCTGGGCCTGTCCAACATCTCCTTCGGGCTCAACCCGGCCGCCCGGCAGGTGCTCAACTCGGTGTTCCTGCACGAATGCGTCGCCGCCGGCCTGGACTCCGCCATCGCGCACAGCTCCAAGATCCTGCCGATGAACCGGATCGACCCGGAGCAGCGGCAGGTCGCCCTGGACATGGTCTACGACCGGCGCCGCGGCGAGGACCACCCCGAGGGCGCCTACGACCCGCTGCAGACCTTCATGGAGCTCTTCGAGGGCGTCTCCGCCGCCGACGCCCGGGACGCCCGGGCGGAGAAGCTCGCCGCGCTGCCCCTGTTCGAGCGGCTCGGCCAGCGGATCATCGACGGCGACCGCAATGGCCTGGAGGCCGACCTCGACGAGGCGATGGCCACCAAGAAGCCGCTGGCGATCATCAACGAGGATCTGCTCGGCGGGATGAAGACCGTCGGCGAGCTCTTCGGCTCCGGGCAGATGCAGCTGCCCTTCGTGCTGCAGTCCGCGGAATGCATGAAGACCGCGGTGGCCTACCTGGAGGGCTTCATGGACGCCGCCGACGACACCGGGGCCAAGGGCCGGATCGTGCTGGCCACGGTCAAGGGCGACGTGCACGACATCGGCAAGAACCTGGTGGACATCATCCTGTCCAACAACGGCTACGAGGTGCACAACATCGGCATCAAGCAGCCGGTGGCGAACATCCTCTCCGCCGCCCGGGAGCACCGGGCCGACGCAATCGGCATGTCCGGGCTGCTGGTGAAGTCCACCGTGGTGATGAAGGAGAACCTGGAGGAGCTCAACGCCGCCGGGGTGGCCGCGGACTTCCCGGTGCTGCTCGGCGGGGCGGCGCTGACCCGCACCTTCGTCGAGGACGATCTCACCGAGGTCTACCAGGGCGAGGTGTACTACGGCCGGGACGCCTTCGAGGGTCTGCGGATCATGGACGATCTGATGGCCGCGAAACGCGGCGAGGGCCCGGACCCGGATTCCCCGGAGGCCCGGGCCGCGGCGGAGAAGCGGGCCAAGCGGCGGGCCCGCCGGGAGCGCTCGAAGCGGATCGCCGCCCGGCGCGCCGCCGAGCAGGAGCCGGTGGCGCTGCCGGCGCGCTCGGACGTCGCCGCGGACGCGCCGGTGGCCACCCCGCCGTTCTGGGGCACCCGGATCATCAAGGGGGTGGCGCTGGCGGACTACCTCAGCTGCCTCGACGAGCGTGCCCTGTTCATGGGCCAGTGGGGGCTGCGCGGCACCCGCGGCGGGGACGGGCCCAGCTACGAGGAGCTGGTGGAGACCGAGGGCCGGCCCCGGCTGCGCGCCTGGCTGGACCGGCTGGCCACGGACAACGTCCTGCAGCACGCCGCGGTGGTCTACGGCTACTTCCCGGCGGTCGCCGAGGGCGAGGAGGTGCTGGTGCTGCCCACCCCGGCGGAGGGGGCGGCCCCGGACCCGGCCGCCGAGCCGGTGGCCCGCTTCGCCTTCCCCCGGCAGCGGCGGGGCCGGTTCCTGTGCATCGCGGACTTCATCCGGGACCGGGGCCGCGCCATCGAGGCCGGGCAGGTCGACGTGCTGCCCTTCCAGCTGGTCACCATGGGCCAGCCGATCGCCGACTACGCGGACCGGCTCTTCGCCGCCGACGACTACCGCGACTACCTGGAGATCCACGGGATCGGGGTGCAGCTCACCGAGGCGCTCGCCGAGTACTGGCACGCCCGGATCCGCGCGGAGCTGACCTTCGCCGACGGGTCCACCGCCGCGGCGGAGGACTCCGCGGACACCCGGGGCTTCTTCGACCTGGACTACCGGGGCGCCCGCTACTCCTTCGGCTACGGCTCCTGCCCGGATCTGGAGTCCCGGCGCACCATGGTGGAGCTGCTGCGCCCGGAGCGGATCGGGGTGCGGCTCTCCGAGGAGCTGCAGCTGCACCCGGAGCAGTCCACCGACGC containing:
- the metH gene encoding methionine synthase; the protein is MSHPVDSPLLAALSERVLIGDGAMGTQLQGFDLDVEADFLGLEGCNEILNHTRPDVLEEIHRAFFAAGADLVETNTFGCNLPNLADYGIADRIRELAAKGAAIARRVADELGPGRAGMDRFVLGSLGPGTKLPSLGHAGYAELRDAYAEAGAGLIEGGVDGFLIETCQDLLQVKAAVLGVRAAMAELGAELPIIVHVTVETTGTMLMGSEIGAALAALQPLGIDMIGLNCATGPEEMSEHLRYLSRHASIPVSVMPNAGLPVLGPDGAEYPLTPDQLAAALRGFVEDFGLSMVGGCCGTTPEHIAAVHEAIVGGPSTAPAVRAERQVAPIDEVSSLYSAVPLTQDTGITMIGERTNANGSRAFREAMLAGDWETCLEIARAQTSDGAQLIDLCVDYVGRDGTGDMRTLAAQIATGTTLPVMIDSTEPAVIEAGLECFGGRCAVNSVNFEDGDGPGSRYRRIMRLVRDHGAAVVALAIDEEGQARTAERKVAIAERLIADITGTWGLDESDIIVDCLTFPISTGQEETRRDGIETIEAIRELTRRHPRVHTTLGLSNISFGLNPAARQVLNSVFLHECVAAGLDSAIAHSSKILPMNRIDPEQRQVALDMVYDRRRGEDHPEGAYDPLQTFMELFEGVSAADARDARAEKLAALPLFERLGQRIIDGDRNGLEADLDEAMATKKPLAIINEDLLGGMKTVGELFGSGQMQLPFVLQSAECMKTAVAYLEGFMDAADDTGAKGRIVLATVKGDVHDIGKNLVDIILSNNGYEVHNIGIKQPVANILSAAREHRADAIGMSGLLVKSTVVMKENLEELNAAGVAADFPVLLGGAALTRTFVEDDLTEVYQGEVYYGRDAFEGLRIMDDLMAAKRGEGPDPDSPEARAAAEKRAKRRARRERSKRIAARRAAEQEPVALPARSDVAADAPVATPPFWGTRIIKGVALADYLSCLDERALFMGQWGLRGTRGGDGPSYEELVETEGRPRLRAWLDRLATDNVLQHAAVVYGYFPAVAEGEEVLVLPTPAEGAAPDPAAEPVARFAFPRQRRGRFLCIADFIRDRGRAIEAGQVDVLPFQLVTMGQPIADYADRLFAADDYRDYLEIHGIGVQLTEALAEYWHARIRAELTFADGSTAAAEDSADTRGFFDLDYRGARYSFGYGSCPDLESRRTMVELLRPERIGVRLSEELQLHPEQSTDAFVLYHPEAKYFNV